A genome region from Streptomyces sp. S4.7 includes the following:
- a CDS encoding sirohydrochlorin chelatase, with amino-acid sequence MTTPGPALLIAGHGTRDTGGAEAFREFVRELGRRHPELPVAGGFIELSAPPIGDAVSELVERGVTRFAAVPLMLVSAGHAKGDIPAALKREKERHPGISYTYGRPLGPHPALLTVLERRLEEALAQSAGYDGDRSEVTVLLVGRGSTDPDANAEVLKAARLLWEGRGYAGVETAFVSLAAPDVPSGLDRCVRLGARRIVVLPYFLFAGILPERVVRQTREWAAAHPRTEVASADVVGPTDELLDLVMERYREAVRGDLRMNCDSCVYRIALPGFEDKVGAPQQPHFHPDDDGHDHGHGHGRHHGHGSHAHAH; translated from the coding sequence GTGACCACCCCCGGACCCGCACTGCTCATCGCCGGCCACGGCACCAGGGACACGGGGGGCGCCGAGGCCTTCCGGGAGTTCGTACGGGAGCTGGGCAGGCGCCACCCCGAACTGCCCGTCGCGGGCGGCTTCATCGAGCTCTCCGCACCGCCGATCGGCGACGCCGTGTCCGAACTCGTCGAGCGGGGCGTCACCCGGTTCGCGGCGGTCCCGCTGATGCTGGTGTCCGCCGGGCACGCCAAGGGCGACATACCGGCCGCGCTGAAGCGCGAGAAGGAGCGGCACCCGGGCATCTCGTACACCTACGGCCGTCCGCTGGGCCCGCACCCCGCTCTGCTGACGGTCCTCGAACGCCGTCTGGAGGAGGCGCTCGCGCAATCGGCGGGTTACGACGGCGACAGGTCGGAGGTGACCGTCCTGCTCGTGGGGCGCGGCTCGACCGACCCGGACGCCAACGCGGAGGTGCTGAAGGCGGCGCGGCTTCTTTGGGAGGGTCGCGGTTACGCGGGTGTGGAGACGGCGTTCGTGTCGCTGGCCGCGCCGGACGTGCCGAGCGGGCTCGACCGCTGCGTACGGCTCGGGGCGCGCCGGATCGTGGTCCTGCCGTACTTCCTGTTCGCCGGGATCCTGCCGGAGCGCGTGGTGCGCCAGACACGGGAGTGGGCGGCGGCCCATCCGCGGACCGAGGTGGCGTCGGCCGATGTGGTGGGGCCGACCGACGAGTTGCTGGATCTGGTCATGGAGCGCTACCGCGAGGCGGTCCGGGGCGATCTGCGGATGAACTGCGACTCGTGCGTCTACCGCATCGCGCTGCCGGGCTTCGAGGACAAGGTGGGGGCTCCGCAGCAGCCGCACTTCCACCCGGACGACGACGGTCACGACCATGGGCACGGTCACGGCCGTCACCACGGTCACGGCAGTCATGCGCACGCGCACTGA
- the cobC gene encoding Rv2231c family pyridoxal phosphate-dependent protein CobC has product MRTRTDAPAPRHDLRHHGDAEVRDDGAELTDLAVNVRPGTPPEWLRERIAASLTGLAAYPDGRAARSAVAARHGLPVERVLLTAGVAEAFVLLARALGARRPVVVHPQFTEPEAALLGAGHTVRRVLLDADDDFRLDPAAVPEDADLVVVGNPTNPTSVLHPADDLLRLARPGRTLVVDEAFMDAVPGEPEALAGRRHVPGLVVLRSLTKTWGLAGLRIGYALADPATVAALAAAQPLWPVSTPALAAAEACVTPAALAEAESAARRTAAERAHLLAGLAAFDGVRAVEPAAGPFVLVTTESATAVRERLRALGFAARRGDTFPGLGPRWLRIAVRDRATTDRFLRALDRALSEARD; this is encoded by the coding sequence ATGCGCACGCGCACTGACGCCCCGGCGCCCCGGCACGACCTGCGTCACCACGGCGACGCCGAAGTACGGGACGACGGAGCGGAGTTGACCGATCTCGCGGTCAACGTCCGCCCCGGCACTCCCCCGGAGTGGCTGCGCGAGCGGATCGCCGCGTCGCTCACCGGTCTCGCGGCCTATCCGGACGGGCGGGCCGCGCGCTCCGCCGTCGCGGCGCGGCACGGGCTGCCGGTGGAGCGGGTGCTGTTGACGGCGGGCGTCGCGGAGGCGTTCGTGCTGCTCGCCCGCGCTCTCGGGGCGCGCCGCCCCGTCGTGGTGCATCCGCAGTTCACGGAGCCGGAGGCGGCGCTGCTCGGCGCCGGGCACACCGTGCGGCGGGTCCTGCTCGACGCGGACGACGACTTCCGGCTGGACCCGGCGGCCGTGCCCGAGGACGCGGACCTGGTGGTCGTCGGCAATCCGACGAACCCGACGTCCGTGCTGCATCCGGCCGACGACCTCCTACGACTGGCGCGTCCGGGGCGGACGCTGGTCGTGGACGAGGCGTTCATGGACGCGGTGCCCGGGGAGCCCGAGGCGCTGGCCGGTCGCCGCCACGTGCCGGGGCTCGTGGTGCTGCGCAGCCTGACCAAGACGTGGGGGCTCGCCGGTCTGCGGATCGGCTACGCGCTGGCGGATCCGGCGACGGTCGCGGCCCTCGCGGCGGCCCAGCCGCTGTGGCCCGTCTCGACGCCCGCGCTGGCCGCCGCGGAGGCCTGCGTGACGCCCGCCGCGCTCGCGGAGGCGGAGTCGGCGGCACGGCGTACGGCGGCGGAACGGGCCCATCTGCTGGCCGGGCTCGCCGCGTTCGACGGGGTGCGCGCCGTCGAGCCGGCGGCGGGGCCCTTCGTCCTCGTGACGACGGAGTCGGCCACGGCCGTACGGGAGCGGCTGCGCGCGCTGGGCTTCGCGGCACGGCGCGGTGACACGTTTCCGGGGCTCGGACCGCGGTGGCTGCGGATCGCGGTGCGGGACCGGGCGACGACGGACCGTTTCCTGCGGGCGCTGGACCGGGCGCTGTCGGAGGCCCGCGACTGA